A genomic segment from Sphingopyxis sp. DBS4 encodes:
- a CDS encoding PadR family transcriptional regulator codes for MRRAMHRGGRGFGHGGGFGRGFGGRHGHDDDGRGRRRRMFDSGELRLVLLKLIADEPRHGYDLIRQIEELTGGAYAPSPGVIYPTLTLLGDMGLIETADSDGAKKLFAATDAGRAELDTNADAVAALITRLTEVGEERQRTDSASVRRAMGNLRTVLMNRLGDRDLEEATLHDIVALIDEAAQKIERL; via the coding sequence ATGCGCCGCGCCATGCACCGGGGCGGACGCGGCTTCGGCCATGGCGGCGGTTTCGGCCGCGGCTTCGGCGGACGCCACGGGCATGACGACGATGGCCGCGGGCGGCGCCGGCGGATGTTCGATAGCGGCGAGCTACGGCTCGTGCTGCTGAAACTGATCGCCGACGAACCGCGTCACGGATACGACCTGATCCGCCAGATCGAGGAGCTGACCGGCGGTGCCTATGCGCCGAGCCCGGGGGTCATCTATCCCACCCTCACCCTGCTGGGCGACATGGGGCTGATCGAGACGGCCGACAGCGACGGCGCGAAGAAATTGTTCGCCGCCACCGACGCCGGCCGGGCCGAGCTCGACACCAACGCCGATGCCGTCGCGGCGCTGATCACCCGCCTGACCGAAGTCGGCGAAGAGCGCCAGCGCACCGACAGCGCCTCGGTCCGCCGCGCGATGGGCAATCTGCGCACGGTGCTGATGAACCGGCTCGGCGACCGCGACCTCGAGGAAGCGACGCTGCACGACATCGTCGCGCTGATCGACGAGGCCGCGCAAAAGATCGAGCGGCTGTGA
- a CDS encoding DUF2218 domain-containing protein, which yields MHSAAADVPTPHASKYLQQLCKHWQHNLAVVFTPEHGTVTFPRDARGADWAADALVTFDAGPDALSVRIDASSDAHLEAMQEVVARHLDRFAFREAPLAFDWQRG from the coding sequence ATGCATAGCGCAGCCGCCGACGTGCCGACCCCTCACGCGAGCAAATATCTGCAGCAGCTCTGCAAGCATTGGCAGCACAATCTCGCGGTCGTCTTCACCCCCGAGCACGGCACCGTGACCTTCCCCAGGGATGCGCGCGGCGCCGACTGGGCGGCCGATGCGCTGGTGACGTTCGATGCCGGACCCGACGCGCTGTCGGTCCGCATCGACGCCAGCAGCGACGCGCATCTGGAGGCGATGCAGGAGGTGGTCGCGCGCCACCTCGACCGCTTCGCGTTTCGCGAAGCGCCGCTGGCGTTCGACTGGCAGCGGGGGTGA